The following coding sequences lie in one Oryza brachyantha chromosome 10, ObraRS2, whole genome shotgun sequence genomic window:
- the LOC102707433 gene encoding putative glycine-rich cell wall structural protein 1, producing MAGTKLVALGFIVLLSMSLANAARVVGYSSADGYGNGEGGCVGYVNGGGSGSGSGYGFGQSDNNGAHAIAAGSGGGDGASQYGGYESGAGDGSGSGSSQYGNGDDSGYGGNSSASGAGGGSGGGQAGGSYNSIGSGSGSGTGYSSSNSNNNGWSSNTGASASGTGGGNGSGQDGGSGGGGGGGSGYGDASP from the coding sequence ATGGCTGGCACTAAGCTAGTTGCGCTTGGCTTCATTGTTCTCCTGAGCATGAGCTTAGCCAATGCTGCAAGAGTGGTTGGATACTCGAGCGCTGATGGGTATGGCAATGGAGAGGGAGGGTGTGTTGGTTATGTAAATGGTGGTGGCTCAGGGTCTGGTAGTGGTTATGGGTTTGGTCAAAGTGACAATAACGGTGCTCATGCAATAGCGGCAGGCagtggcggcggtgatggTGCTAGCCAATATGGTGGATATGAATCTGGTGCTGGGGATGGTTCAGGTTCAGGGTCTAGCCAATATGGTAATGGGGACGATTCTGGTTATGGTGGCAATTCTAGTGCAAgcggtgctggtggtggtagtgGGGGTGGACAAGCAGGAGGCTCTTACAACTCGATTGGTAGTGGATCTGGTAGTGGCACCGGTTATAGTTCTAGCAACTCTAACAATAACGGGTGGAGCTCTAACACAGGTGCAAGTGCTAGTGGCACTGGCGGAGGCAATGGGAGTGGCCAGGATGGTGGgagtggtggtggcggaggaggtggatcTGGGTATGGTGATGCCTCTCCTTAG